One Alnus glutinosa chromosome 13, dhAlnGlut1.1, whole genome shotgun sequence genomic window, CGAGAGGGAATTATTTCTCAAAACAAGACCTATCAATTCCTTAAGCATTCCAATAGAGTGGGGAATTCTACCAGTAATTGAATTTGAAGAAAGGTCCAACCAAGATAACTTGGGCAATAGTTCACTTATGTTTTCAGGAATAGGTCCAGAAAACATATTGTTTTGAAGAAATAGTAGAGACAGATTACTACGAAAAAGAGGAAGTGGACCCTCTAAGTTGTTGGAACTCAAATCAAAATAGTATGCCCAATGCGGAAATTCAAAGTATGGTACCTGCCCATGTAGCTTGTTACCGGATAGTCTCCAAAAAGTGACGTTTGGGCAGGACTTCCAGAGGCCATGCGGAATGGTGTCCGAAATGCCAACATTGTCGAGCACAATAAGTCTGagtttattttgtgtttgtaGCCATGCTGGAAACTTTGGGCCGATCTTCATGTTTCTTAATTGAATCTTTCTTAGCTTAAAAGGAGGAACCCAATCATGTTTGACATCAAGAACTAAAGTCCATTTCGAAGAAAATTTCGTATCCAACCAAAGAAGTTTTAATCTGGTGAGATTTTGAAAATGAGCTCCAGTTAGGAAACCTGCCCAAGAATTCGAATAAAGTCTCAATGCAACAAGCATTGACAGTTTCCCGATGCTTTCTGGAATGGTTCTGTTCATTTGATTATCTGAAAGGTCAAGTGTTTGCAATGACGTCAAGTTTCCAATAGAATATGGAATTGAACCCCAAACAGAGCTTCGAGAGAGGTCAAGTATTTGCAATGACATCAAGTTTCCAATAGAATATGGAATTGAACCCCCAACAGAGCTTTCAAAGAGGTTAATAATTTTCAACTTCTTGAGACCTCCCAATGAATAGGGCAAGTTTCCCCCAAGGAAGATATTTTTACTCAAATCTAGATACTCAAGGCTACTGTTGGAACATTGAGACAAGCCATCTAAAAACTCAACTACCTCCCCACTTATGTTGGTGGACTGTAGATTTAATGTTTGCAAGTTGCAAAGGTTTAAAAATGAGTTCGGTATCTTTCCAATTAGATCGTTGTCAGCTAATTCCAAGCTGCGCAAGTTGGCTAGATGTCCCATACCATCTGGAATAGCACCTCTAAGCCAATTGTACGCCAGATTTATTGTTGAAAGGCTACTCAGATTTGACAACCAATGAGGTATTAAAGAGTCAAAATGGTTGTAAGAGAGATCAAGGACTGAAAGCAATGTCGAGTTGTTGGAGAAAACAGAGTGAGGAAGACTAGCGAGTTTACAGTCAACTAGGTGTAACTCCCCCAAGGAAGGGAGCATGTTAACTGAATGAAGCCAATCGGGTACTTTCTCAAGATTTACACCTCCCAAATTAAGGTACCTAAGAGAAGGAAAACCAACCAAACACTCCAGGTTTTTGACTTCCAATCCCCATGGTGGAAAGGAAATGACCAATTGGATGTAGGATGAAAATGAAACTGAATTGAGGTCTAGATATTGCAGCCTTGATAGATTTCCAAGTTGGGGAGGAACAACTCCggagaaaaatgagaaagagagattaaGATACATCAAACTCTCAAGGGAACCCAAAAACTTTGGAATAGTGTTTCCACTGAAATTATTCAGGCTTAGGTCCAAGTAACTCAAATGCTTTAAATTGAGTAATGAAGGACTTATCTTACCCCCCAAGCAGGACTTCTCGtaagcttttattttttcatcacTGTAATCGTCATCTTCTGTTGGATAATATTTGCCTTCAATAAATTCTAATTCAATCACCGGTAATGAGTTTCTGAGGTCCAACTTGATGACATGACCTGTGCAATTGTCACAACCAACGCCTGTCCAATTGCAGCAATCCTCACCAACCCAAGAAGAGAGACGACCCGATGGATCTGTGAGACCTTCTTTGAAGCTAAGAAGGGCTTTTGTCTCCATTCCAGAGCATCTGAAAATAGGGCTTTTAGTGCATGAAACAAGTTTAATAACTCGTAGGTAGGATGCAGTTCCaatgaaagagaagaaaaaaattaggagGAGATGAACAGTGGACATCATTTTTGGAAATGAAAATAGTCAAGACATCAAAATGCATGGGATGCCTAGACATGCGTGGGGTTCAAGTATTTATTGTAACCGATAATAGAGGGCACTACCTTCATCAACTTAGATTGGAAGCAGGGGTCCAGTCAAACTTTGCTGGCTATAGCCAACTGTCATATTTTGTCCAAGAAACAAAGGAGATGTAAGAATTGCTCTATTGGTCCAAAGACTCCACGCTTCGAGTCTTCTTAATAGAAACGGTATTTTTCATGTTTActactatgaaaaaaaaaatactaattaatgctccgtttgtttcgacataaaatattgtctgttgtaaaatattttcaacgaaatcatttttcaaaaaaaaaaaaaaagattttcctGAAAAGATTTTTCGTTGTTTGGTTCATACGAAAAAATTTCCAACGGCGAAAAAGTCATCGGTGATGAAATTCCAGCGATTGTTGCCGGAATCATGCAGCACTGGCCAGTTTCGCCAAAATCTGGTACAGTGCAGCCGGAATCCGGCTACTATTACCAGATTCCAGCATCGGATTCACTAGATTCTGGCGACAGTGGCTGGAATCCGACAGCTAGTGTTGGCGGATTTCGGTGCCCAAATCCCAAAATCCGAAAACTTTCGGCTCAAATTTGGGCCGCCAACAAACTCTAATGTCCAGCGGTGGCAAATTTTCACGAACATatgtgcaagaatgaagagtttaaattcaaaaaacgatttacagtttttaaaattgtaaatcgttttctaaaaataaaataggtttttttgggtcaaattgaaaatgatttatgttgactatcattttcggttgcaccaaacatcgaaaaatactaaaaatatttttcagaaaatattttacgcccaaacaaacggagcataagtcaTTAAAGTGGTGAAATTAAAGGTATCAATTTGTATtttagaaaaagagagaagagaaaagaacgTGGATGCAGTTCTTtctacttttcttctttctcttttcaagtcttggaattttttttttttttttccaaaaggtTGTTGACAATGCTAATTAGTTGGGAAAACTAAGCAAATTGGTCTTTGATCTCTAATTCCAAAATAATCCGATTAAACCATTATGCACGGTAGAGTTTCCTTCAAGATCCTTTGGACAGAAATTGGTCTATGATCTCcaattccaaaataaattgtatagTAAAATGAAGTTATATCTACGTATAGCAAACTTAATCCCAAATTCCCTCCTAATGttactcatttttcttaaattgtaCTAAGTACATATAATAAGTTAAGGTTATATGcattgtaaatatatatatacacacacttataatttttgtttttaaagaatTTAGATATATGTTTTGATATAGATTAAGGTTACGTTTGGTacgcggaatgactattccattaaaaaaaaaaagaataacttCTATTATGAATGAAAGAAGGTTGAATAAAATAGCATTgatgttagagtatatgataagGCTCTAATACTTGGAATGTCCATTCTCATTACTCATGAACGAATTcatattccttaaattgaggaatTGTTATACCTCTCAAATTAGAATGTCTATTTCAAAGCTATTTCATTCTACCTCCacctttttgtatttttaatgaaaattatttattttcttttatgaaggGGTGGTTCAACCAGAGTCTCAAATTGAATGACTTTTGGGTCAAGCCCATTATTAAAAGctaactcttaaaatataaattaaatattactaACCATTACAAAAGAATAtcgacttttaaaaataaaataaaacttaaactaatattctTTCTTCATTCTACATCACAATGATGGCTATTAAGTTGGAAGAAACATTATATAAAATGACTAAATTGCTTTGTAAGTGTCCCACTCATGGCTTGACTGACAAAGCACTAATcacaataaatccaaaaaagaaattaaggagATCTTGTTCCAAGTCCGTCCACTTTGGGTTTGGACTTTCTAGGCTTCTAGTCTTCTTCTTGTACACGAAAATTGAATCTTATTGATGTTGTGAGGTGATAAAAGCaataaggaataagaataaatccaaaaaaatatgatgGTCCATCCACTTTAGGCTTTAAAGTTTGTGGGAAATGCAAAGACGATAGACCCTGGCAAATAAAACAAGTCAAGATTGTAATTACATTGGTCCTTGCACGTAATTGGGTTTACAAGTTTGTGTCAATTTAAAGATGAAAATTTCCAGTTAATTTCCACATGGGCCCCTGATAGTCATCACTTGACAGATTTGGAGATGGCTAATGGGAATCAAAACAGAGTCAAGCTTCGAGTGCTCGTAACAAGTCTTAAGATCAATCACTCGAAACTTTATTAATGATGTGACATGACAAAACTAATGAGG contains:
- the LOC133853967 gene encoding receptor-like protein EIX2, with product METKALLSFKEGLTDPSGRLSSWVGEDCCNWTGVGCDNCTGHVIKLDLRNSLPVIELEFIEGKYYPTEDDDYSDEKIKAYEKSCLGGKISPSLLNLKHLSYLDLSLNNFSGNTIPKFLGSLESLMYLNLSFSFFSGVVPPQLGNLSRLQYLDLNSVSFSSYIQLVISFPPWGLEVKNLECLVGFPSLRYLNLGGVNLEKVPDWLHSVNMLPSLGELHLVDCKLASLPHSVFSNNSTLLSVLDLSYNHFDSLIPHWLSNLSSLSTINLAYNWLRGAIPDGMGHLANLRSLELADNDLIGKIPNSFLNLCNLQTLNLQSTNISGEVVEFLDGLSQCSNSSLEYLDLSKNIFLGGNLPYSLGGLKKLKIINLFESSVGGSIPYSIGNLMSLQILDLSRSSVWGSIPYSIGNLTSLQTLDLSDNQMNRTIPESIGKLSMLVALRLYSNSWAGFLTGAHFQNLTRLKLLWLDTKFSSKWTLVLDVKHDWVPPFKLRKIQLRNMKIGPKFPAWLQTQNKLRLIVLDNVGISDTIPHGLWKSCPNVTFWRLSGNKLHGQVPYFEFPHWAYYFDLSSNNLEGPLPLFRSNLSLLFLQNNMFSGPIPENISELLPKLSWLDLSSNSITGRIPHSIGMLKELIGLVLRNNSLSRKLPPHWNDLQDLLVLNLAENNISGSVPSSMQYLKSLELISLSQNHLEGELPFFFRNYRNLQILDLGGNKFSGKLPAWIGESLSSLLRSNPSMFRKLQL